From one Candidatus Nitrospira nitrosa genomic stretch:
- a CDS encoding YbjN domain-containing protein — protein MIDWRKLCTGAQDVQIDGEAVVVTLGRGRQHRVDVASKGEAVELRAVIARRAMVDEQDNPALAAWYRNRAVSLVGFRVDDRGRLVGESWVPGAGLTADEFLVYLRGIATACDLFEFQLTGKDRE, from the coding sequence ATGATTGATTGGCGCAAACTCTGCACAGGAGCGCAGGACGTTCAGATTGACGGTGAAGCCGTTGTGGTTACGCTTGGCCGTGGGCGTCAGCATCGGGTTGATGTTGCGTCAAAGGGTGAGGCTGTTGAACTACGCGCCGTTATCGCACGGCGCGCCATGGTAGATGAGCAAGACAATCCAGCGCTGGCCGCCTGGTATCGCAACCGCGCCGTTAGCCTCGTTGGGTTTCGAGTCGATGATCGAGGGCGCTTAGTGGGCGAGTCGTGGGTGCCTGGTGCCGGTCTGACCGCTGACGAGTTCTTGGTGTACTTGCGAGGCATTGCTACGGCTTGCGATTTGTTTGAGTTTCAGTTAACCGGGAAAGACAGGGAGTAG
- a CDS encoding helix-turn-helix domain-containing protein yields the protein MKTKDVRPAKVRAAVSVGESVRIVRELQGFTQSELARRTKIPQSTISAIENDTINLGVERAKMLALVLQCHPAVLVFPGWDVNKQSAA from the coding sequence ATGAAAACGAAGGACGTTCGTCCGGCAAAAGTACGGGCTGCGGTGTCGGTAGGCGAATCCGTTCGGATTGTCCGTGAACTTCAGGGGTTCACGCAGAGCGAACTGGCTCGCAGGACCAAAATTCCACAGTCCACTATCTCAGCGATCGAAAACGACACCATTAATCTGGGCGTCGAACGGGCCAAGATGCTGGCGCTGGTGCTGCAATGCCACCCAGCCGTCCTGGTGTTTCCAGGCTGGGATGTGAACAAGCAGTCCGCTGCTTAA
- a CDS encoding helicase-related protein: protein MINLQAAGQLLNFGASIGEGRRADEQLEGAVAIHNILEKYNVAYLADEVGMGKTYVALGAMAVFRHFNPEFRVLVIAPSENIQNKWMKELGNFCANNVRFPDLRVKSIRGGPARPMVLCSNLHSFVHEVGVDARRDFFLRMTSFSMGLKGDKEGWKVQREQIRCELPWLADEVFVLRSKEAFKDNYARAVCCAIPSFDLVIIDEGHKLKHGFREGVAARNRMLALAMGRDVEADPRLFPGYGRRAKRVLFLSATPIEESYQQLWNQLDVFGIAGPYTELKKRDVTDESKKETASRFLVRRVTSMQVNGAELTKNQYRREWRQGGVLEHDKAIKVTDPRKRLVVALVQKKVAELLGSGKFNMSFQIGMLASFESFLQTSKLRRDDETSNFDDPDQARDLSEAVKEGLDVQDVNRLAQDYYNRFQEHLPHPKMDEVVEALSTAWLTGKKTLVFVRRVASVKELKQKLDERYDKWLIPYLRENLPQEVTGAFDSAVVRYRAEKKAIDEARQARMTGSMEAADDSEDNRGGTDTFFAWFFRGKGPKGFVSGARIAQRFIRSGSAYRSFFERNHVAEVLTVEPGQVVDGLALATGYSRAELKAEIQKRAVCFLSARATKHSAYARFVAAQAAALELLGESKSTKAEFARLVFGQVYLSEAKRPAANQPLDVLPSLEERTFFTELLKPQWQALRMDLWPQSAKEELQDSFQESELRAKMLATTARLGHGLIDIYLLTIGRLKTLALRSLESDDDAGSDLESRRLVEYLERLEQQRVTSLSNRRWAAFDELREVASNFRLVLDVNVPEVRAKTFSEVARLFGTLLGQQQPVGGMFGKVSKQLVQQFRMPGYPFVLVTTDLLQEGEDLHTFCSSIHHYGISWTPSSMEQRIGRIDRVRSQTDRRLSDLQRAPDGEDLLQVHFPHLQDTVEILQVERILERMNVFLRLMHEGLGTNESEDKHIDVQETLARGRRPVEVITKRLESAFQIRKDVLKGEVQELDVTPDFAMTSIQRLESLRWLMGNLLSIEWSPDLHSGQLLGTMKLNSGRIQPFTLFLDSLGSRLLLRCVSPVGIVDFVNMLEAIVSSVASHRVRLGAVEECDQGSYNLTVQEDVLLAEPQYDATRARALLRRVAEEADRLELIHLLGRDQLLGVFRKELLREGGSQE from the coding sequence GTGATCAATCTCCAAGCCGCCGGGCAGCTCCTCAATTTCGGCGCCAGTATTGGCGAAGGCCGTCGAGCTGATGAACAGCTTGAGGGAGCCGTTGCTATCCACAATATTTTAGAGAAGTACAATGTAGCCTATCTTGCTGACGAAGTTGGCATGGGCAAGACCTATGTGGCTCTTGGCGCGATGGCAGTGTTCAGGCATTTCAATCCGGAGTTCCGGGTTCTGGTGATCGCGCCAAGCGAGAATATCCAGAACAAATGGATGAAGGAGCTTGGCAATTTCTGTGCGAATAATGTGCGGTTCCCTGATCTTCGCGTGAAGTCCATCCGAGGCGGGCCGGCCAGACCGATGGTGTTGTGCAGCAACCTGCACAGTTTCGTTCACGAAGTCGGTGTAGACGCGCGCCGGGACTTCTTTCTCAGGATGACGTCCTTCAGCATGGGGCTGAAGGGCGACAAGGAAGGCTGGAAGGTTCAACGTGAGCAGATTCGGTGTGAACTGCCTTGGTTGGCCGATGAGGTGTTCGTCCTCCGAAGTAAAGAGGCCTTCAAGGACAATTATGCGCGTGCGGTGTGCTGTGCCATTCCATCGTTTGACTTGGTGATTATTGACGAGGGGCACAAACTGAAGCATGGTTTCCGCGAGGGTGTCGCCGCCAGAAATCGAATGCTGGCCCTGGCGATGGGCCGAGATGTCGAGGCGGATCCCAGGTTGTTTCCCGGCTACGGTCGAAGGGCCAAGAGAGTATTGTTTCTGTCCGCCACGCCGATCGAGGAATCGTATCAGCAACTCTGGAATCAGTTGGATGTGTTCGGTATCGCTGGGCCTTACACCGAATTGAAGAAACGCGATGTCACGGACGAGTCAAAGAAGGAAACGGCCTCCCGGTTTCTTGTTCGTCGGGTGACTTCGATGCAAGTCAACGGCGCTGAGTTGACCAAGAACCAGTACCGTCGTGAGTGGCGGCAGGGCGGCGTTCTCGAGCACGACAAGGCAATCAAGGTCACGGATCCTCGGAAGCGACTTGTCGTGGCGTTAGTACAGAAGAAGGTGGCTGAACTTCTGGGGTCGGGTAAGTTCAACATGTCGTTCCAAATCGGTATGCTTGCCTCATTCGAAAGTTTTCTGCAGACCAGCAAGTTGCGACGGGACGATGAAACCAGCAACTTTGATGATCCAGACCAGGCTCGGGACCTCAGTGAAGCGGTCAAGGAAGGGCTTGACGTGCAGGATGTCAATCGCCTCGCTCAAGACTACTACAATCGTTTTCAGGAACACCTTCCACATCCCAAGATGGATGAGGTGGTTGAGGCTCTCTCAACGGCGTGGCTGACAGGCAAGAAGACACTGGTGTTTGTCCGCCGAGTTGCCTCGGTCAAGGAACTGAAACAGAAACTTGATGAGCGGTACGACAAGTGGCTCATTCCGTACCTCCGAGAGAATCTGCCGCAAGAAGTAACAGGTGCGTTCGATTCCGCTGTGGTTCGCTACCGCGCAGAAAAGAAGGCGATTGACGAGGCTCGGCAAGCTCGAATGACAGGGAGTATGGAGGCTGCTGATGATTCCGAGGATAATCGGGGAGGCACAGACACGTTTTTCGCCTGGTTCTTCCGGGGTAAGGGGCCGAAGGGGTTTGTCAGCGGTGCACGCATTGCCCAACGGTTCATTCGGTCTGGATCTGCTTACCGAAGCTTCTTCGAGAGAAATCATGTGGCCGAGGTGCTTACCGTTGAGCCGGGTCAGGTGGTGGACGGGTTGGCCTTGGCGACGGGATACTCCCGGGCGGAACTCAAGGCGGAAATTCAAAAGCGCGCGGTATGCTTTCTGAGTGCCCGGGCGACCAAGCATTCGGCATACGCCCGTTTCGTTGCGGCTCAGGCCGCCGCGCTTGAACTTCTGGGCGAGAGTAAGAGCACAAAGGCTGAGTTCGCACGACTGGTATTCGGGCAGGTTTACCTGAGCGAAGCTAAGAGGCCGGCTGCGAACCAGCCCTTGGATGTTTTGCCGAGCCTTGAGGAGCGGACTTTCTTTACCGAATTGCTCAAGCCCCAATGGCAGGCCCTGCGTATGGACCTCTGGCCGCAATCAGCGAAAGAAGAGCTACAGGATAGTTTCCAAGAGTCAGAGCTCAGGGCGAAAATGTTGGCAACGACGGCTCGGCTCGGACACGGTCTAATCGACATCTACCTGCTGACCATCGGGCGCCTGAAGACCCTCGCTCTGCGGAGTCTGGAGTCAGATGACGATGCAGGCTCGGACTTGGAGTCGCGTCGGCTTGTGGAATATCTCGAAAGGCTCGAGCAACAGAGGGTGACTTCGTTGTCCAATCGCCGATGGGCGGCGTTCGATGAGTTGCGCGAGGTGGCTTCGAACTTCCGGTTGGTGCTCGATGTCAATGTACCTGAGGTTCGGGCGAAGACGTTTAGCGAGGTGGCCAGGCTGTTTGGAACGCTGTTGGGGCAACAGCAACCCGTTGGTGGAATGTTTGGAAAAGTGAGCAAGCAGCTTGTTCAGCAATTCAGAATGCCCGGGTATCCGTTCGTGTTGGTGACCACGGACTTGTTGCAGGAAGGTGAAGACCTGCACACATTCTGTTCTTCGATTCATCACTACGGCATTTCATGGACGCCGTCGTCAATGGAGCAGCGGATTGGTCGAATTGACCGCGTGCGATCTCAGACGGATCGGCGCTTGTCGGATCTCCAACGAGCGCCTGATGGAGAGGATCTACTGCAGGTACACTTCCCGCACCTTCAGGACACCGTCGAGATCTTGCAGGTCGAACGCATACTCGAACGGATGAACGTATTTCTCCGCCTCATGCATGAGGGATTGGGCACAAACGAGTCAGAGGACAAACATATCGATGTTCAGGAGACTCTTGCCCGAGGGCGTCGGCCCGTCGAGGTCATCACGAAGAGGCTCGAATCGGCCTTTCAAATTAGAAAGGACGTATTAAAGGGAGAAGTCCAAGAGCTCGACGTAACGCCGGATTTTGCTATGACCAGCATTCAGCGGCTTGAATCATTGCGGTGGCTCATGGGGAACCTGCTGAGCATCGAGTGGTCACCAGACCTCCATTCCGGGCAGTTGCTCGGGACTATGAAGTTGAACAGTGGACGTATTCAGCCATTCACGCTCTTCCTTGATTCTCTCGGGAGCCGGTTACTGCTTCGGTGTGTCAGTCCTGTCGGCATCGTTGACTTTGTTAACATGCTCGAAGCAATCGTATCTAGTGTCGCATCGCATCGTGTGCGTCTTGGTGCAGTGGAGGAATGCGACCAAGGCTCTTACAACCTCACGGTTCAGGAGGACGTTCTGCTTGCAGAGCCCCAATATGATGCGACTCGTGCAAGGGCGCTACTTCGGCGTGTTGCTGAAGAGGCCGATCGACTCGAGCTGATTCATCTTCTGGGGCGTGACCAGTTGCTCGGTGTGTTTCGAAAGGAACTCCTTCGTGAAGGTGGAAGCCAAGAATGA
- a CDS encoding phospholipase D-like domain-containing protein: MPDIPRAVLSEQIEEHLGGRRLLAAVFVTFRFEPEFFEQQVLPVFLNVATSHSEAIRRVQLEDVLKDVRHRVAVYYDQNGLAPNAGPARQDVSRVPIVHRTGIFHPKNVFALVEELDPDNDGHRAQSLVVACMSANLTRAGWWENVEVCHIETIAQGEGTRLKEDLFRFLEGLERKAGDKAADGHASIKAIKSFLRTTDQRLVRSSGGRLHTHFFDGTTTVPKFIREATGSAIDGLYLEVISPYFDAGPESKPLSDLIAEFAPKEVRVFLPRKETGEALCSAELFEWVRLQSDVSWGRLPKDVIRGGKSDDVKSRTVHAKVYRFFQANPKREYLFVGSVNLTGPAHRKGGNLETGFLVELDPVCRPDWWLEADRTKPTIYEPRGEDEGAASTAGSRLSLRYWWDSKRAEAYWDSGEKSPRLQISRGGVPLFAVDPILARQWVQLETSNATAIKGTLQSTSIFMVEGDRPEPAAVLVQEEGMTQRPSLLFDLTPAEILRYWSLLTTEQRAAFLEAHAPEIALTGEGADLVAKHERLDDRDSFFDRFAGIFISFGQLEQSVRESLAAGKDRAAEYRMFGQKYDSLGRLLTRIQDDGAKNTDNLIEHYVMALCARQMVTELRNDWPHFFGKHPEEAKRLEQQLGIAVELRARLSEGKNRTMAEFLLWFEEWFLKRAKPVKQEAEA, translated from the coding sequence ATGCCGGACATTCCCCGTGCAGTCCTCTCTGAGCAGATTGAAGAACACCTCGGCGGTCGGCGCCTTTTGGCCGCGGTGTTTGTCACGTTTCGGTTCGAGCCGGAGTTCTTTGAGCAGCAAGTACTTCCGGTATTCCTCAATGTGGCGACAAGTCACTCCGAGGCGATCCGGCGTGTACAGTTGGAGGACGTACTAAAGGACGTTCGCCACCGGGTTGCGGTGTACTACGACCAGAACGGCCTAGCTCCTAATGCAGGACCAGCCCGGCAGGATGTGTCGCGAGTTCCGATCGTTCACCGCACAGGGATCTTTCATCCCAAAAACGTCTTTGCCCTCGTCGAAGAGCTGGACCCCGACAATGACGGCCACCGCGCCCAGTCGCTCGTGGTCGCATGTATGTCTGCGAACTTGACGCGTGCTGGCTGGTGGGAGAACGTCGAGGTTTGTCATATTGAGACAATTGCTCAAGGCGAAGGTACCCGTCTCAAGGAAGACCTGTTCCGCTTCCTCGAGGGTCTTGAGCGAAAGGCGGGCGATAAGGCCGCGGATGGGCACGCGTCAATCAAAGCAATCAAGAGCTTCCTGCGCACCACGGACCAACGCCTTGTGCGTTCGTCCGGCGGGCGGCTCCACACCCACTTCTTTGACGGCACCACAACCGTGCCCAAGTTCATTCGGGAGGCCACAGGCAGCGCGATCGATGGTCTCTATCTCGAAGTAATCTCGCCCTACTTCGACGCTGGCCCTGAATCGAAGCCGCTCAGCGACCTCATTGCCGAATTTGCTCCCAAGGAAGTGCGGGTGTTCCTGCCGCGGAAGGAGACCGGCGAGGCACTGTGTTCGGCCGAGCTGTTCGAATGGGTCCGATTACAGTCAGATGTCAGCTGGGGCCGGCTGCCGAAAGATGTGATTCGTGGCGGCAAGTCGGACGACGTGAAGTCCCGGACAGTGCATGCAAAGGTATACCGGTTCTTTCAAGCTAACCCGAAGCGCGAGTATCTATTCGTGGGTTCAGTCAATCTGACTGGACCCGCGCATCGCAAAGGAGGCAACCTCGAGACCGGATTTCTCGTTGAGCTAGATCCAGTTTGTCGTCCGGACTGGTGGCTGGAGGCTGACCGAACCAAACCAACGATCTACGAGCCTCGGGGCGAGGATGAAGGCGCTGCTAGTACAGCCGGTTCCAGGCTGTCGCTTCGGTACTGGTGGGATTCAAAACGTGCGGAGGCCTACTGGGACAGTGGAGAGAAGTCGCCGCGGCTTCAGATTTCGCGGGGCGGCGTACCGCTGTTTGCCGTCGACCCGATCTTAGCAAGGCAGTGGGTTCAGTTGGAGACCTCGAATGCCACCGCGATAAAGGGGACGCTTCAGTCTACGTCCATCTTCATGGTCGAAGGAGATCGTCCCGAGCCTGCTGCCGTACTTGTCCAGGAAGAGGGCATGACCCAGCGCCCGTCGCTGCTGTTCGACCTCACGCCGGCGGAGATCCTGCGTTACTGGTCGTTGCTAACGACGGAGCAGCGAGCCGCGTTCCTCGAGGCTCACGCGCCAGAGATTGCGCTGACGGGCGAAGGTGCTGACCTGGTGGCGAAGCACGAGCGTCTCGATGATCGCGACAGTTTCTTCGACCGATTTGCCGGAATCTTCATCTCGTTCGGTCAGCTTGAGCAGAGCGTGCGAGAGTCGCTGGCTGCCGGCAAGGATCGGGCTGCCGAGTATCGCATGTTTGGGCAGAAGTACGACTCACTCGGGCGCCTTCTCACGCGTATTCAAGACGATGGAGCTAAGAACACCGACAATCTGATAGAGCACTATGTGATGGCGCTCTGCGCTAGACAGATGGTCACAGAGCTGCGTAATGATTGGCCTCACTTCTTTGGTAAGCATCCTGAGGAGGCTAAGCGGCTGGAGCAACAACTTGGTATCGCAGTCGAACTGCGAGCGCGGCTGAGTGAGGGTAAGAACCGCACAATGGCCGAATTCCTTCTATGGTTCGAAGAGTGGTTTCTGAAGCGGGCAAAGCCGGTTAAGCAGGAGGCGGAGGCGTGA